Part of the Longimicrobium sp. genome, GGCGGGCGGGGGACCGTTGGCGGCGCGGCTGCCGGGGACCGCCTCGGTGCGCATCTGCCCGCGCGGCGGGGCGGCGGCGGCGGGGCCGCTGGCCGGGCGCTGGCCGGGCTGGGGAACGGCGGCGCGGACGATGGCCTCGGGGTCCACGTCCGCCATCTCCAGCTCGAAGGTGGGCTGGAAGGGGCGGCCGAAGATGTACTCCATCCGCCCGCGCATGGCCATGTTCAGCCCGAGCGGATAGATCCAGTCGAACAGCGGCCAGCTCTCGCTCCACACCTCGCCGTAGAGCGGCACCGACGCCGCCGCCCGCGCCTCGCCGCTGAAGCGCAGGTACGACAGCGCCATCAGCTCCAGCTCGCCGCGGAAGTAGTAGTTGCCGGCGTCGTAGCCGATGTGCGGCGTCACCCCCAGCGAGGCCTCCGCGCCCAGGCTCCCGTTCAGCCGGATCCCGCCGGAGATCTCCGCCACCGCCAGCCCCAGCGCGATCCCGCCGCCCACGTACAGCGTCGCCTCCGCCCCGGCGGGAAGGAAGAACTGGCCGGAGATGTCGAACTGCGGTGTCACCCCCTCCTGCGTGCCGAACTGGCCGGTGACGACGATGTTGCGCAGCACGCCGGGGCCCACGAAGGCGCGCACGCCGGCGCCCGCCTCGATGTAGGCCACGATCCCCACCGTGCTGTCGACCACGGGGATGGTGAAGCCCCACAGGGGGATGTTCACGCGCGGGAAGGGCCGCTGCCGGTCGATCAGGTTGCGGCGGGGGAAGAGCTCGATCTCGTTGGGCGCGCGGATCTCGCCGCGCACGGCCACGTTGGCCTCGCGGTCGATGTCCACGTTCACCCGCCCGGTCAGCCAGGGGGCGATGCGCGCGGAGACCTCGCCGCCGCCGGAGATGGCCAGCCCGCCGCCCTCCAGCTGCTCCAGGCGCACCGTCACCGAGCCGGCCAGCTCGCCGCGCTGGAAGCCGATCCGCGCCTCGCCGCCGAAGCGCCCCTCGCGGTAGTGCACCGCCAGCTCGCCGGAGAGGCCGGGGAGGCGCGCGACGTCGATCGGCACCCGCCCCTCGCCCTCCAGCTGGCCGTCGCGGTAGCTCAGGGTGATGGAGCCGTTGCGCAGCCCGGGGATCCCCGTCAGCAGGATGGTGGTCCCCATCTCCACCCGCCCCTGCTGGTAGCCGAAGGTCAGGTCCCCCCGGCCGACGGGGCCCAGGCGCACGCCCAGCTGCCCGCGGCCGCTGATCACCCCGTCCTCCATGCGGACGACGATCGACCCGCGCTCCAGCGGCAGCCCCGCGGGGAACTTGTCGGTGGTGATGGTGGCCGTGGCGACCAGGTGCCCGTCGCGATACGACACCGTCCCCTGCACCGGCTGGATCCCGGGGACGTTCACCTGCAGCGAGCCGTCGACCGTGAGGCGGCTATTCTGGTAACCCAGGTTGATGGTGGCCTCGCCCAGCCCCGCGTAGCGCAGCGTAGCGCTCCCCTGTCCGGTGATGCGCCCCTGCCCGCGGTCCGACGCGAAGTCCAGCGAGCCGCTCACGTTCTCCACCGTCAGCCCGGGAACGGGGAGGGTGAGCGCCTCGGGGTTGAAGGTCAGCCCGCCGGTGAGCTGCCCCTCCTCGTAGTTCACCCGCGCCCGCGCGTTGCGGAGGAAGGAGGGAGAGGGGGTGAGCTCCGCGCTCGCGGCCACGCGGCCGTTCACCGAGCGTATCCGCAGCTCCGTCTCGCCGATGCCGCGGAGGTCGATGCGGACGGGAAGGTCGAGCTGGATCACCCCCTCCTCGTTGACCGCCAGCCGCACCTGCGCCGCGTTGCGCACGAAGGGGATGCGCGGCGTGGCGACCAACTCGCCCGCCCCCGTGCGCCCGTCCGGGCCGGCGGTGAAGCTGAGCGAGTCGATGTGCAGCCCGGGGATGGAGGAGCGGTCGGCCGCGCGGAGGATGGCCTCCACCCGCTCGCCCGGCCGCGGCCGGCGGCGAGGAAGACGCGCGACGAAGCGCTGGGGGTTGGTGCGCACCGGCCGCTCCGTCTCCGGCGCGGGGCCTTCCCCGCCGCCGGCGGCGGCCGGAGGCGGGGTGCCGCCGCCGGCCTGCAGGTTCACGCGCCACCCCGCCCGCTGCATCAGCGCTACGAATTCCTGCTGGTTGGCAAAGCGGGAGTGCGTCTCGATGATGCGGATGACGGCGCCGTTGTTCTCGCCCGCGGCGGCGGCGCCTACCTCGACCACCCCGAGCGGCTGGATGGTGGGCGCGCCGCTTCCCAGGAACACGTACTCGCGCAGCACGCCGCCGGACGTGTCGGTGGCCGAGGGGTTGTTGAGCGTGTGCGTGCGGGCGGTGTACTGGCCCACGTACGGGCTGTAGAACACCATCGCGAACTGCGCGAGCGGCTGGCGCTGCTGCTGGTCGGGGTTTCTGCCGAGGTTCACCAGCTGGTCGCGGGTGCTCTCGGGAACCGGCCTCTCGACAGCCGCCATGATCTGATGGCCGCTGGTGCGCGCCATCTGTCCGCGCAGGAACTCTACCGGGTCGCCGTAGTTCCCCTGCTGCCGGCGCGCGAACGACAGCCGCAGCTCGCGCGAGAGGTCCTCGATCCAGATGCGCCGGTTGGTGAGCTCGACCATCAGCCGCGCGGCGGCGTTCTGGTCGGGCGTGAGCGCGTCGACCATGCCGTAGACGAGGCTCCGGACCGCGGCGCGCGCCG contains:
- a CDS encoding DUF4157 domain-containing protein, which gives rise to MKRTRAQEPAAASASTRSATAPPPKPKPARPAAALQQALGNRGVAELAAAAGVQRQAAKTAPAAGPAAKPNPAEGALRELERDPGQGRPLEPPVRAEMERRFRERFDDVRVHDDARADQLCKALGARAFARGRHVYFAAGQYRPGTAEGKELLAHELTHVVQQRGGSEVQRFAPGAAADVYEREADTVGRAVAQGLPAPAVRQAVGPRVAKTDGSPPGGGGGGGGTTPTTVSVRARGSDEPLEFEITAGDEVRIVPKDEPGEAISFKQGAARAAVRSLVYGMVDALTPDQNAAARLMVELTNRRIWIEDLSRELRLSFARRQQGNYGDPVEFLRGQMARTSGHQIMAAVERPVPESTRDQLVNLGRNPDQQQRQPLAQFAMVFYSPYVGQYTARTHTLNNPSATDTSGGVLREYVFLGSGAPTIQPLGVVEVGAAAAGENNGAVIRIIETHSRFANQQEFVALMQRAGWRVNLQAGGGTPPPAAAGGGEGPAPETERPVRTNPQRFVARLPRRRPRPGERVEAILRAADRSSIPGLHIDSLSFTAGPDGRTGAGELVATPRIPFVRNAAQVRLAVNEEGVIQLDLPVRIDLRGIGETELRIRSVNGRVAASAELTPSPSFLRNARARVNYEEGQLTGGLTFNPEALTLPVPGLTVENVSGSLDFASDRGQGRITGQGSATLRYAGLGEATINLGYQNSRLTVDGSLQVNVPGIQPVQGTVSYRDGHLVATATITTDKFPAGLPLERGSIVVRMEDGVISGRGQLGVRLGPVGRGDLTFGYQQGRVEMGTTILLTGIPGLRNGSITLSYRDGQLEGEGRVPIDVARLPGLSGELAVHYREGRFGGEARIGFQRGELAGSVTVRLEQLEGGGLAISGGGEVSARIAPWLTGRVNVDIDREANVAVRGEIRAPNEIELFPRRNLIDRQRPFPRVNIPLWGFTIPVVDSTVGIVAYIEAGAGVRAFVGPGVLRNIVVTGQFGTQEGVTPQFDISGQFFLPAGAEATLYVGGGIALGLAVAEISGGIRLNGSLGAEASLGVTPHIGYDAGNYYFRGELELMALSYLRFSGEARAAASVPLYGEVWSESWPLFDWIYPLGLNMAMRGRMEYIFGRPFQPTFELEMADVDPEAIVRAAVPQPGQRPASGPAAAAPPRGQMRTEAVPGSRAANGPPPA